The following are encoded together in the Perca flavescens isolate YP-PL-M2 chromosome 22, PFLA_1.0, whole genome shotgun sequence genome:
- the LOC114548986 gene encoding leukocyte elastase inhibitor-like → MASPTPLSKANTTFSLALLQKFGDDNKTANIFYSPFSISSALAMVMLGARGNTATQMSECLKTKDCQDDVHVSFAQLLSELNKADAPYALSVANRLYGEQSYQFVEDFLGKTKKYYNAELETVDFKADSEAARLNINRWVQKQTQDKIKDLLAKGDVDSLSRLVLVNAMYFKSDWNEQFQQYATQDAQFRLNKNDTKPVKMMHQKTWFPFSDNPKVNCKILEMPYKLKELSMLIFLPNEMEDSTTGLEKLEKQLTYENFMEWTRPDMMNNVEVQVGLPRFKMEETYDMKEVLVSMGMVDAFDGAKSDFSGMSPANDLVVSKVSHKAFVEVNEKGTEAAAVTAASIIDCCLNMSPPVMFIADHPFLFFIRHNSSMSILFAGRCCSPEDPPHLRVVPPPRNIIKTMLCIVNDIMMYT, encoded by the exons ATGGCATCTCCAACCCCTCTGTCCAAGGCCAACACCACCTTCTCTCTGGCTTTGCTCCAAAAGTTTGGAGATGACAACAAGACGGCAAACATCTTCTACTCCCCTTTCAGCATCTCTTCAGCCCTGGCTATGGTGATGCTGGGGGCCAGAGGAAACACAGCCACACAGATGTCAGAG TGCCTGAAAACCAAGGATTGTCAGGATGACGTCCATGTTAGCTTTGCCCAACTGCTGAGTGAGCTCAACAAGGCTGATGCTCCGTATGCCctcagtgttgccaacaggcTGTACGGGGAGCAGTCCTACCAGTttgttgag GATTTCTTAGGAAAAACCAAGAAGTACTACAACGCAGAGCTGGAGACTGTTGACTTCAAAGCTGACTCAGAGGCCGCCAGGCTCAACATCAACAGGTGGGTGCAGAAGCAGACTCAAG ATAAAATTAAGGATCTGTTGGCCAAGGGTGACGTGGACAGCCTGAGCAGGCTGGTGCTGGTTAATGCCATGTACTTCAAAAGCGACTGGAACGAGCAGTTTCAGCAGTATGCCACACAGGATGCTCAGTTTAGACTCAACAAG AATGACACCAAGCCAGTGAAGATGATGCACCAGAAAACATGGTTCCCTTTTTCCGACAACCCTAAAGTCAACTGCAAG ATCCTAGAGATGCCTTACAAATTGAAGGAGCTCAGCATGCTCATCTTTTTACCCAATGAGATGGAGGACAGTACAACAGGTCTGGAGaag CTGGAGAAGCAGCTGACCTATGAGAACTTTATGGAGTGGACTCGTCCAGACATGATGAATAATGTTGAGGTCCAGGTGGGATTGCCTCGGTTCAAGATGGAGGAGACGTATGACATGAAGGAAGTCCTGGTCAGCATGGGCATGGTGGATGCCTTTGACGGAGCAAAGAGTGACTTCTCTG GCATGTCTCCTGCCAACGACCTGGTAGTGTCAAAAGTTTCCCACAAGGCTTTTGTGGAGGTCAACGAGAAGGGAACTGAGGCTGCTGCTGTCACTGCTGCCAGCATAATTGACTGTTGCCTGAACATGAGTCCACCCGTCATGTTCATCGCAGACCATCCCTTCCTCTTTTTCATCCGACATAACTCGTCCATGAGCATTCTCTTTGCTGGCCGATGCTGCTCCCCTGAGGACCCCCCCCATCTAAGGGTTGTCCCCCCCCCtagaaatatcattaaaacaatgctgtgtattgtaaatgACATAATGATGTATACCTAA
- the armc3 gene encoding armadillo repeat-containing protein 3 isoform X3 yields the protein MGKKVKKESETPCKETLQFEPLPVEAKTPATVVLLLSCPEEDILVKACEAIHKFAEKGDENKVSLLGLGALEPLCQLITHTNKLIRRNAFMALGIMATNGDIKSALKKIDVIASIIDKLSLEEDIVVHEFATLCLASLSVDFVCKVKISDNKGLPPLIQLLSSPDPDVKKNSLEIIFNLVQDHQSRLALHELGGIPPLLELLKSDFPVIQHLALKTLQNVTTDTDTCNTFREEQGFEKLMDILSNMDFRDLHAETLQVVANCLSDSKSLQLIHKGGGLTRLMESVLTPNLPEIQSNAVKCIARVAQSSENRKLLHEQNVEKVLVELLSVADISVKTATCQAVSVMSFHLASKDSFRDLDGIPAVVQLLNNESLELKEAATQALSNLTHSNQLNAFAVYEAGGDEILVQQLYGSCRRTVSNSAATLGNMAGQEVIRCSILSHGAIQALVEPLQSTDTQVLINTTLCLSVLACDTEARAELQSAGGLHPLVNLLRSYHKEVLHHACLAINVCASDVNTVAEMCQFGALEMLQEINLSVNRRSRFSELAMISLLNFNLSVKYSLTSHLASTDIISDGFYDVGKARAGQRIQTLEELSKQPVNEHQQIIVVNTATGKNKKDDKQKNETQPESPTEKPWKMMDDVSLQLLVNKAKKFILPLSDEREQCAALARLVSEAMGGAVEMEKLHEFPWVLHLSELKFQLRSNVVPIGLISRGIYCHRALLFKCLADCIGMSCTLDRGEYSRAWNEVLLFNGNPSMNERSSQPCRYIVDLMHQPGRLLTANTPAAVQYQTI from the exons atgggaaagaaagttAAGAAGGAGAGCGAAACTCCATGCAAGGAAACG TTACAGTTTGAGCCACTACCTGTTGAGGCCAAAACTCCAGCAACAGTAGTGCTGCTGCTGAGCTGCCCAGAGGAGGACATCCTAGTCAAAGCCTGTGAAGCAATCCACAAATTTGCAGAGAAAG GAGATGAGAATAAGGTTTCTCTGCTGGGACTCGGGGCATTGGAGCCTCTCTGTCAGCTCATCACTCACACCAACAAGCTGATCAGACGCAATGCTTTCATGGCCTTGGGCATAATGGCCACCAACG GTGATATAAAGAGTGCTCTGAAAAAAATAGATGTCATTGCATCAATCATTGACAAACTGTCACTTGAAG AAGATATAGTTGTCCATGAGTTTGCAACACTGTGCCTGGCCTCTCTGTCAGTGGATTTTGTCTGTAAGGTCAAGATCTCTGACAACAAGGGCCTGCCACCTCTAATCCAGCTCTTATCCAGTCCAGACCCCGATGTCAAGAAGAACTCCCTAGAGATCATCTTTAACCTGGTTCAG GACCACCAAAGTCGTCTGGCATTACATGAGTTGGGAGGGATCCCTCCACTTCTGGAACTGTTGAAGTCTGACTTCCCTGTCATTCAGCATTTGGCTTTAAAAACGCTGCAGAATGTCACCACTGATACAGATACATGCAACACCTTCAGGGAAGAGCAAGGATTTGAGAAGCTCATGGATATCCTCAGTAACAtg GACTTCCGTGACCTTCATGCTGAGACCTTACAGGTAGTTGCTAACTGTTTAAGTGACAGTAAGAGTTTACAGCTAATCCACAAGGGTGGAGGACTGACAAGGCTGATGGAGTCTGTTCTCACCCCCAATTTACCTGAAATCCAGTCCAACGCTGTTAAATGCATCGCCAGGGTTGCTCAGAGCT ctGAGAATCGCAAACTGCTCCACGAGCAGAATGTGGAGAAGGTTCTGGTAGAGCTTCTGTCTGTGGCAGACATCAGCGTGAAAACAGCTACCTGCCAGGCTGTGTCCGTCATGAGCTTCCACCTAGCCAGCAAAGACAGCTTCAGAGACCTGG ATGGTATCCCAGCAGTTGTACAGTTGCTGAACAATGAGAGTTTAGAGCTAAAAGAGGCAGCAACCCAGGCCCTCTCCAACCTCACACATAGCAACCAGCTAAATGCATT CGCAGTGTACGAGGCAGGAGGCGATGAGATTCTTGTCCAGCAGCTGTATGGAAGCTGTCGCAGGACGGTGTCAAATTCTGCTGCCACACTTGGCAACATGGCAGGACAGGAGGTCATCCGCTGCAGTATCTTGTCACATGGAGCTATACAGGCTCTGGTGGAGCCCTTACAGTCCACAGATACACAGGTTCTGATCAACACCACGCTGTGCCTGTCAGTGCTGGCCTGTGATACAGAAGCTAGGGCAGAg CTACAAAGTGCTGGAGGCCTTCACCCACTGGTCAATTTGCTGCGCTCCTATCACAAGGAGGTGTTGCACCATGCATGCTTGGCTATCAATGTCTGTGCCAGTGATGTGAACACCGTTGCGGAGATGTGCCAATTTGG AGCCCTGGAAATGCTTCAGGAAATCAACCTATCAGTGAATCGAAGGAGCCGTTTCAGCGAGTTGGCCATGATCAGCCTGCTTAACTTTAACTTGTCTGTTAAATACAGCCTGACAAGTCACTTGGCCTCCACTGACATTATTAGTGATGGCTTCTATGATGttggaaag gctcGTGCTGGTCAAAGGATTCAGACTTTAGAGGAACTGTCCAAGCAGCCTGTCAACGAGCACCAGCAAATCATTGTTGTCAACACAGCCACAGG AAAGAACAAAAAGGATGATAAACAGAAAAATGAGACCCAGCCTGAGTCTCCTACAGAGAAACCGTGGAAGATGATGGATGACGTCTCATTACAGCTTCTAGTTAACAAGGCCAAAAAATTCATCCTCCCACTGAGTGATGAACGAGAGCAGTGTGCTGCCTTGGCCAG gctggtgagtgaagccaTGGGCGGAGCAGTAGAGATGGAAAAGTTGCATGAATTCCCATGGGTGCTGCACCTCAGTGAGCTCAAGTTTCAGCTTCGTTCTAATGTTGTTCCCATCGGTTTGATCAGCAGGGGAATCTATTGCCACAGGGCACTTCTCTTCAAG TGTCTGGCTGATTGCATTGGAATGAGCTGCACACTTGATAGGGGTGAGTACAGCCGGGCTTGGAACGAGGTACTCCTCTTCAATGGGAATCCCTCCATGAATGAGCGCTCCTCACAGCCCTGCCGCTACATAGTAGACCTCATGCACCAGCCTGGAAGGCTGCTGACAGCCAATACCCCTGCTGCTGTGCAATACCAGACTATCTAG
- the armc3 gene encoding armadillo repeat-containing protein 3 isoform X1, which translates to MGKKVKKESETPCKETLQFEPLPVEAKTPATVVLLLSCPEEDILVKACEAIHKFAEKGDENKVSLLGLGALEPLCQLITHTNKLIRRNAFMALGIMATNGDIKSALKKIDVIASIIDKLSLEEDIVVHEFATLCLASLSVDFVCKVKISDNKGLPPLIQLLSSPDPDVKKNSLEIIFNLVQDHQSRLALHELGGIPPLLELLKSDFPVIQHLALKTLQNVTTDTDTCNTFREEQGFEKLMDILSNMDFRDLHAETLQVVANCLSDSKSLQLIHKGGGLTRLMESVLTPNLPEIQSNAVKCIARVAQSSENRKLLHEQNVEKVLVELLSVADISVKTATCQAVSVMSFHLASKDSFRDLDGIPAVVQLLNNESLELKEAATQALSNLTHSNQLNAFSAGCSKSPIHFCAIYSAVYEAGGDEILVQQLYGSCRRTVSNSAATLGNMAGQEVIRCSILSHGAIQALVEPLQSTDTQVLINTTLCLSVLACDTEARAELQSAGGLHPLVNLLRSYHKEVLHHACLAINVCASDVNTVAEMCQFGALEMLQEINLSVNRRSRFSELAMISLLNFNLSVKYSLTSHLASTDIISDGFYDVGKARAGQRIQTLEELSKQPVNEHQQIIVVNTATGKNKKDDKQKNETQPESPTEKPWKMMDDVSLQLLVNKAKKFILPLSDEREQCAALARLVSEAMGGAVEMEKLHEFPWVLHLSELKFQLRSNVVPIGLISRGIYCHRALLFKCLADCIGMSCTLDRGEYSRAWNEVLLFNGNPSMNERSSQPCRYIVDLMHQPGRLLTANTPAAVQYQTI; encoded by the exons atgggaaagaaagttAAGAAGGAGAGCGAAACTCCATGCAAGGAAACG TTACAGTTTGAGCCACTACCTGTTGAGGCCAAAACTCCAGCAACAGTAGTGCTGCTGCTGAGCTGCCCAGAGGAGGACATCCTAGTCAAAGCCTGTGAAGCAATCCACAAATTTGCAGAGAAAG GAGATGAGAATAAGGTTTCTCTGCTGGGACTCGGGGCATTGGAGCCTCTCTGTCAGCTCATCACTCACACCAACAAGCTGATCAGACGCAATGCTTTCATGGCCTTGGGCATAATGGCCACCAACG GTGATATAAAGAGTGCTCTGAAAAAAATAGATGTCATTGCATCAATCATTGACAAACTGTCACTTGAAG AAGATATAGTTGTCCATGAGTTTGCAACACTGTGCCTGGCCTCTCTGTCAGTGGATTTTGTCTGTAAGGTCAAGATCTCTGACAACAAGGGCCTGCCACCTCTAATCCAGCTCTTATCCAGTCCAGACCCCGATGTCAAGAAGAACTCCCTAGAGATCATCTTTAACCTGGTTCAG GACCACCAAAGTCGTCTGGCATTACATGAGTTGGGAGGGATCCCTCCACTTCTGGAACTGTTGAAGTCTGACTTCCCTGTCATTCAGCATTTGGCTTTAAAAACGCTGCAGAATGTCACCACTGATACAGATACATGCAACACCTTCAGGGAAGAGCAAGGATTTGAGAAGCTCATGGATATCCTCAGTAACAtg GACTTCCGTGACCTTCATGCTGAGACCTTACAGGTAGTTGCTAACTGTTTAAGTGACAGTAAGAGTTTACAGCTAATCCACAAGGGTGGAGGACTGACAAGGCTGATGGAGTCTGTTCTCACCCCCAATTTACCTGAAATCCAGTCCAACGCTGTTAAATGCATCGCCAGGGTTGCTCAGAGCT ctGAGAATCGCAAACTGCTCCACGAGCAGAATGTGGAGAAGGTTCTGGTAGAGCTTCTGTCTGTGGCAGACATCAGCGTGAAAACAGCTACCTGCCAGGCTGTGTCCGTCATGAGCTTCCACCTAGCCAGCAAAGACAGCTTCAGAGACCTGG ATGGTATCCCAGCAGTTGTACAGTTGCTGAACAATGAGAGTTTAGAGCTAAAAGAGGCAGCAACCCAGGCCCTCTCCAACCTCACACATAGCAACCAGCTAAATGCATT CTCTGCAGGATGCAGTAAATCTCCCATCCATTTCTGTGCTATCTACAGCGCAGTGTACGAGGCAGGAGGCGATGAGATTCTTGTCCAGCAGCTGTATGGAAGCTGTCGCAGGACGGTGTCAAATTCTGCTGCCACACTTGGCAACATGGCAGGACAGGAGGTCATCCGCTGCAGTATCTTGTCACATGGAGCTATACAGGCTCTGGTGGAGCCCTTACAGTCCACAGATACACAGGTTCTGATCAACACCACGCTGTGCCTGTCAGTGCTGGCCTGTGATACAGAAGCTAGGGCAGAg CTACAAAGTGCTGGAGGCCTTCACCCACTGGTCAATTTGCTGCGCTCCTATCACAAGGAGGTGTTGCACCATGCATGCTTGGCTATCAATGTCTGTGCCAGTGATGTGAACACCGTTGCGGAGATGTGCCAATTTGG AGCCCTGGAAATGCTTCAGGAAATCAACCTATCAGTGAATCGAAGGAGCCGTTTCAGCGAGTTGGCCATGATCAGCCTGCTTAACTTTAACTTGTCTGTTAAATACAGCCTGACAAGTCACTTGGCCTCCACTGACATTATTAGTGATGGCTTCTATGATGttggaaag gctcGTGCTGGTCAAAGGATTCAGACTTTAGAGGAACTGTCCAAGCAGCCTGTCAACGAGCACCAGCAAATCATTGTTGTCAACACAGCCACAGG AAAGAACAAAAAGGATGATAAACAGAAAAATGAGACCCAGCCTGAGTCTCCTACAGAGAAACCGTGGAAGATGATGGATGACGTCTCATTACAGCTTCTAGTTAACAAGGCCAAAAAATTCATCCTCCCACTGAGTGATGAACGAGAGCAGTGTGCTGCCTTGGCCAG gctggtgagtgaagccaTGGGCGGAGCAGTAGAGATGGAAAAGTTGCATGAATTCCCATGGGTGCTGCACCTCAGTGAGCTCAAGTTTCAGCTTCGTTCTAATGTTGTTCCCATCGGTTTGATCAGCAGGGGAATCTATTGCCACAGGGCACTTCTCTTCAAG TGTCTGGCTGATTGCATTGGAATGAGCTGCACACTTGATAGGGGTGAGTACAGCCGGGCTTGGAACGAGGTACTCCTCTTCAATGGGAATCCCTCCATGAATGAGCGCTCCTCACAGCCCTGCCGCTACATAGTAGACCTCATGCACCAGCCTGGAAGGCTGCTGACAGCCAATACCCCTGCTGCTGTGCAATACCAGACTATCTAG
- the armc3 gene encoding armadillo repeat-containing protein 3 isoform X2 — protein sequence MGKKVKKESETPCKETLQFEPLPVEAKTPATVVLLLSCPEEDILVKACEAIHKFAEKGDENKVSLLGLGALEPLCQLITHTNKLIRRNAFMALGIMATNGDIKSALKKIDVIASIIDKLSLEDIVVHEFATLCLASLSVDFVCKVKISDNKGLPPLIQLLSSPDPDVKKNSLEIIFNLVQDHQSRLALHELGGIPPLLELLKSDFPVIQHLALKTLQNVTTDTDTCNTFREEQGFEKLMDILSNMDFRDLHAETLQVVANCLSDSKSLQLIHKGGGLTRLMESVLTPNLPEIQSNAVKCIARVAQSSENRKLLHEQNVEKVLVELLSVADISVKTATCQAVSVMSFHLASKDSFRDLDGIPAVVQLLNNESLELKEAATQALSNLTHSNQLNAFSAGCSKSPIHFCAIYSAVYEAGGDEILVQQLYGSCRRTVSNSAATLGNMAGQEVIRCSILSHGAIQALVEPLQSTDTQVLINTTLCLSVLACDTEARAELQSAGGLHPLVNLLRSYHKEVLHHACLAINVCASDVNTVAEMCQFGALEMLQEINLSVNRRSRFSELAMISLLNFNLSVKYSLTSHLASTDIISDGFYDVGKARAGQRIQTLEELSKQPVNEHQQIIVVNTATGKNKKDDKQKNETQPESPTEKPWKMMDDVSLQLLVNKAKKFILPLSDEREQCAALARLVSEAMGGAVEMEKLHEFPWVLHLSELKFQLRSNVVPIGLISRGIYCHRALLFKCLADCIGMSCTLDRGEYSRAWNEVLLFNGNPSMNERSSQPCRYIVDLMHQPGRLLTANTPAAVQYQTI from the exons atgggaaagaaagttAAGAAGGAGAGCGAAACTCCATGCAAGGAAACG TTACAGTTTGAGCCACTACCTGTTGAGGCCAAAACTCCAGCAACAGTAGTGCTGCTGCTGAGCTGCCCAGAGGAGGACATCCTAGTCAAAGCCTGTGAAGCAATCCACAAATTTGCAGAGAAAG GAGATGAGAATAAGGTTTCTCTGCTGGGACTCGGGGCATTGGAGCCTCTCTGTCAGCTCATCACTCACACCAACAAGCTGATCAGACGCAATGCTTTCATGGCCTTGGGCATAATGGCCACCAACG GTGATATAAAGAGTGCTCTGAAAAAAATAGATGTCATTGCATCAATCATTGACAAACTGTCACTTGAAG ATATAGTTGTCCATGAGTTTGCAACACTGTGCCTGGCCTCTCTGTCAGTGGATTTTGTCTGTAAGGTCAAGATCTCTGACAACAAGGGCCTGCCACCTCTAATCCAGCTCTTATCCAGTCCAGACCCCGATGTCAAGAAGAACTCCCTAGAGATCATCTTTAACCTGGTTCAG GACCACCAAAGTCGTCTGGCATTACATGAGTTGGGAGGGATCCCTCCACTTCTGGAACTGTTGAAGTCTGACTTCCCTGTCATTCAGCATTTGGCTTTAAAAACGCTGCAGAATGTCACCACTGATACAGATACATGCAACACCTTCAGGGAAGAGCAAGGATTTGAGAAGCTCATGGATATCCTCAGTAACAtg GACTTCCGTGACCTTCATGCTGAGACCTTACAGGTAGTTGCTAACTGTTTAAGTGACAGTAAGAGTTTACAGCTAATCCACAAGGGTGGAGGACTGACAAGGCTGATGGAGTCTGTTCTCACCCCCAATTTACCTGAAATCCAGTCCAACGCTGTTAAATGCATCGCCAGGGTTGCTCAGAGCT ctGAGAATCGCAAACTGCTCCACGAGCAGAATGTGGAGAAGGTTCTGGTAGAGCTTCTGTCTGTGGCAGACATCAGCGTGAAAACAGCTACCTGCCAGGCTGTGTCCGTCATGAGCTTCCACCTAGCCAGCAAAGACAGCTTCAGAGACCTGG ATGGTATCCCAGCAGTTGTACAGTTGCTGAACAATGAGAGTTTAGAGCTAAAAGAGGCAGCAACCCAGGCCCTCTCCAACCTCACACATAGCAACCAGCTAAATGCATT CTCTGCAGGATGCAGTAAATCTCCCATCCATTTCTGTGCTATCTACAGCGCAGTGTACGAGGCAGGAGGCGATGAGATTCTTGTCCAGCAGCTGTATGGAAGCTGTCGCAGGACGGTGTCAAATTCTGCTGCCACACTTGGCAACATGGCAGGACAGGAGGTCATCCGCTGCAGTATCTTGTCACATGGAGCTATACAGGCTCTGGTGGAGCCCTTACAGTCCACAGATACACAGGTTCTGATCAACACCACGCTGTGCCTGTCAGTGCTGGCCTGTGATACAGAAGCTAGGGCAGAg CTACAAAGTGCTGGAGGCCTTCACCCACTGGTCAATTTGCTGCGCTCCTATCACAAGGAGGTGTTGCACCATGCATGCTTGGCTATCAATGTCTGTGCCAGTGATGTGAACACCGTTGCGGAGATGTGCCAATTTGG AGCCCTGGAAATGCTTCAGGAAATCAACCTATCAGTGAATCGAAGGAGCCGTTTCAGCGAGTTGGCCATGATCAGCCTGCTTAACTTTAACTTGTCTGTTAAATACAGCCTGACAAGTCACTTGGCCTCCACTGACATTATTAGTGATGGCTTCTATGATGttggaaag gctcGTGCTGGTCAAAGGATTCAGACTTTAGAGGAACTGTCCAAGCAGCCTGTCAACGAGCACCAGCAAATCATTGTTGTCAACACAGCCACAGG AAAGAACAAAAAGGATGATAAACAGAAAAATGAGACCCAGCCTGAGTCTCCTACAGAGAAACCGTGGAAGATGATGGATGACGTCTCATTACAGCTTCTAGTTAACAAGGCCAAAAAATTCATCCTCCCACTGAGTGATGAACGAGAGCAGTGTGCTGCCTTGGCCAG gctggtgagtgaagccaTGGGCGGAGCAGTAGAGATGGAAAAGTTGCATGAATTCCCATGGGTGCTGCACCTCAGTGAGCTCAAGTTTCAGCTTCGTTCTAATGTTGTTCCCATCGGTTTGATCAGCAGGGGAATCTATTGCCACAGGGCACTTCTCTTCAAG TGTCTGGCTGATTGCATTGGAATGAGCTGCACACTTGATAGGGGTGAGTACAGCCGGGCTTGGAACGAGGTACTCCTCTTCAATGGGAATCCCTCCATGAATGAGCGCTCCTCACAGCCCTGCCGCTACATAGTAGACCTCATGCACCAGCCTGGAAGGCTGCTGACAGCCAATACCCCTGCTGCTGTGCAATACCAGACTATCTAG
- the armc3 gene encoding armadillo repeat-containing protein 3 isoform X4 — protein sequence MGKKVKKESETPCKETLQFEPLPVEAKTPATVVLLLSCPEEDILVKACEAIHKFAEKGDENKVSLLGLGALEPLCQLITHTNKLIRRNAFMALGIMATNGDIKSALKKIDVIASIIDKLSLEVDFVCKVKISDNKGLPPLIQLLSSPDPDVKKNSLEIIFNLVQDHQSRLALHELGGIPPLLELLKSDFPVIQHLALKTLQNVTTDTDTCNTFREEQGFEKLMDILSNMDFRDLHAETLQVVANCLSDSKSLQLIHKGGGLTRLMESVLTPNLPEIQSNAVKCIARVAQSSENRKLLHEQNVEKVLVELLSVADISVKTATCQAVSVMSFHLASKDSFRDLDGIPAVVQLLNNESLELKEAATQALSNLTHSNQLNAFSAGCSKSPIHFCAIYSAVYEAGGDEILVQQLYGSCRRTVSNSAATLGNMAGQEVIRCSILSHGAIQALVEPLQSTDTQVLINTTLCLSVLACDTEARAELQSAGGLHPLVNLLRSYHKEVLHHACLAINVCASDVNTVAEMCQFGALEMLQEINLSVNRRSRFSELAMISLLNFNLSVKYSLTSHLASTDIISDGFYDVGKARAGQRIQTLEELSKQPVNEHQQIIVVNTATGKNKKDDKQKNETQPESPTEKPWKMMDDVSLQLLVNKAKKFILPLSDEREQCAALARLVSEAMGGAVEMEKLHEFPWVLHLSELKFQLRSNVVPIGLISRGIYCHRALLFKCLADCIGMSCTLDRGEYSRAWNEVLLFNGNPSMNERSSQPCRYIVDLMHQPGRLLTANTPAAVQYQTI from the exons atgggaaagaaagttAAGAAGGAGAGCGAAACTCCATGCAAGGAAACG TTACAGTTTGAGCCACTACCTGTTGAGGCCAAAACTCCAGCAACAGTAGTGCTGCTGCTGAGCTGCCCAGAGGAGGACATCCTAGTCAAAGCCTGTGAAGCAATCCACAAATTTGCAGAGAAAG GAGATGAGAATAAGGTTTCTCTGCTGGGACTCGGGGCATTGGAGCCTCTCTGTCAGCTCATCACTCACACCAACAAGCTGATCAGACGCAATGCTTTCATGGCCTTGGGCATAATGGCCACCAACG GTGATATAAAGAGTGCTCTGAAAAAAATAGATGTCATTGCATCAATCATTGACAAACTGTCACTTGAAG TGGATTTTGTCTGTAAGGTCAAGATCTCTGACAACAAGGGCCTGCCACCTCTAATCCAGCTCTTATCCAGTCCAGACCCCGATGTCAAGAAGAACTCCCTAGAGATCATCTTTAACCTGGTTCAG GACCACCAAAGTCGTCTGGCATTACATGAGTTGGGAGGGATCCCTCCACTTCTGGAACTGTTGAAGTCTGACTTCCCTGTCATTCAGCATTTGGCTTTAAAAACGCTGCAGAATGTCACCACTGATACAGATACATGCAACACCTTCAGGGAAGAGCAAGGATTTGAGAAGCTCATGGATATCCTCAGTAACAtg GACTTCCGTGACCTTCATGCTGAGACCTTACAGGTAGTTGCTAACTGTTTAAGTGACAGTAAGAGTTTACAGCTAATCCACAAGGGTGGAGGACTGACAAGGCTGATGGAGTCTGTTCTCACCCCCAATTTACCTGAAATCCAGTCCAACGCTGTTAAATGCATCGCCAGGGTTGCTCAGAGCT ctGAGAATCGCAAACTGCTCCACGAGCAGAATGTGGAGAAGGTTCTGGTAGAGCTTCTGTCTGTGGCAGACATCAGCGTGAAAACAGCTACCTGCCAGGCTGTGTCCGTCATGAGCTTCCACCTAGCCAGCAAAGACAGCTTCAGAGACCTGG ATGGTATCCCAGCAGTTGTACAGTTGCTGAACAATGAGAGTTTAGAGCTAAAAGAGGCAGCAACCCAGGCCCTCTCCAACCTCACACATAGCAACCAGCTAAATGCATT CTCTGCAGGATGCAGTAAATCTCCCATCCATTTCTGTGCTATCTACAGCGCAGTGTACGAGGCAGGAGGCGATGAGATTCTTGTCCAGCAGCTGTATGGAAGCTGTCGCAGGACGGTGTCAAATTCTGCTGCCACACTTGGCAACATGGCAGGACAGGAGGTCATCCGCTGCAGTATCTTGTCACATGGAGCTATACAGGCTCTGGTGGAGCCCTTACAGTCCACAGATACACAGGTTCTGATCAACACCACGCTGTGCCTGTCAGTGCTGGCCTGTGATACAGAAGCTAGGGCAGAg CTACAAAGTGCTGGAGGCCTTCACCCACTGGTCAATTTGCTGCGCTCCTATCACAAGGAGGTGTTGCACCATGCATGCTTGGCTATCAATGTCTGTGCCAGTGATGTGAACACCGTTGCGGAGATGTGCCAATTTGG AGCCCTGGAAATGCTTCAGGAAATCAACCTATCAGTGAATCGAAGGAGCCGTTTCAGCGAGTTGGCCATGATCAGCCTGCTTAACTTTAACTTGTCTGTTAAATACAGCCTGACAAGTCACTTGGCCTCCACTGACATTATTAGTGATGGCTTCTATGATGttggaaag gctcGTGCTGGTCAAAGGATTCAGACTTTAGAGGAACTGTCCAAGCAGCCTGTCAACGAGCACCAGCAAATCATTGTTGTCAACACAGCCACAGG AAAGAACAAAAAGGATGATAAACAGAAAAATGAGACCCAGCCTGAGTCTCCTACAGAGAAACCGTGGAAGATGATGGATGACGTCTCATTACAGCTTCTAGTTAACAAGGCCAAAAAATTCATCCTCCCACTGAGTGATGAACGAGAGCAGTGTGCTGCCTTGGCCAG gctggtgagtgaagccaTGGGCGGAGCAGTAGAGATGGAAAAGTTGCATGAATTCCCATGGGTGCTGCACCTCAGTGAGCTCAAGTTTCAGCTTCGTTCTAATGTTGTTCCCATCGGTTTGATCAGCAGGGGAATCTATTGCCACAGGGCACTTCTCTTCAAG TGTCTGGCTGATTGCATTGGAATGAGCTGCACACTTGATAGGGGTGAGTACAGCCGGGCTTGGAACGAGGTACTCCTCTTCAATGGGAATCCCTCCATGAATGAGCGCTCCTCACAGCCCTGCCGCTACATAGTAGACCTCATGCACCAGCCTGGAAGGCTGCTGACAGCCAATACCCCTGCTGCTGTGCAATACCAGACTATCTAG